A genomic segment from Terriglobia bacterium encodes:
- a CDS encoding RNA chaperone Hfq, translating to MPFRPPSPGFSAKKPAKTPPPDDTGMEPAYLKALGEKQTPVAVKLLSGEQFYGWIEYYDVAMVRLTRDDGPNLFIFKHEIMFIAEDNGRRAR from the coding sequence ATGCCTTTCCGTCCGCCTTCACCTGGTTTTTCCGCCAAGAAACCGGCCAAAACGCCGCCCCCCGACGATACCGGCATGGAGCCCGCGTACCTGAAAGCTCTGGGCGAAAAACAAACGCCGGTGGCGGTGAAGCTGCTGTCCGGCGAGCAGTTCTACGGCTGGATCGAGTACTACGACGTGGCCATGGTCCGCCTCACCCGCGATGACGGCCCCAATTTGTTCATCTTCAAGCATGAAATCATGTTCATTGCGGAAGATAACGGGCGCCGCGCCCGCTGA